One Papaver somniferum cultivar HN1 chromosome 10, ASM357369v1, whole genome shotgun sequence genomic window carries:
- the LOC113318629 gene encoding uncharacterized protein LOC113318629 isoform X1 → MTEANMDILAGTIEEVEPPPNGILQSIQPQQIHQEEDDDGDDELTNKESMKRTMRDMLFRGHLDIIRLTKKKEVDPDSQVLRLLDGQDNSEDSDTDDDEQFAIPTKSHWLVMCLGIWGLENDDALPSKVRDTKNVFEIFTASFCSEDGVSGCGAIIRDSCHRPIVARSKAISKGKCVSPFYLELEGVALGIKLAKKYKVYPFYFRCPSEDVCLFVSQNWSFKDKCMCSGKRLTVQSQCKSCSTRRMFLENRKDHDEAFKLILDIFSDVSELESFGLPWFSLGYGGSERNEVAYLLAQLGKYKELKLKEIGELEDLWDVIYEEVFG, encoded by the exons ATGACGGAAGCTAATATGGATATACTAGCGGGAACCATTGAAGAAGTTGAACCACCACCAAAT GGAATTTTACAGAGCATTCAGCCTCAGCAAATACaccaagaagaagatgatgacggGGATGATGAATTAACAAACAAAGAGAGCATGAAGCGCACAATGAGAGATATGCTGTTCCGCGGACATCTA GATATTATAAGGTTAACTAAGAAGAAAGAGGTAGATCCTGATAGCCAAGTGTTGCGCCTCCTTGATGG TCAAGATAATTCTGAAGATAGTGACACAGATGATGATGAACAATTTGCGATTCCAACAAAATCTCATTGGTTGGTTATGTGTTTGGGTATATGGGGATTGGAAAATGATGATGCTCTTCCATCCAAAGTGAGAGATACAAAGAATGTTTTTGAAATTTTTACTGCCAGTTTTTGTAGCGAGGATGGAGTTTCTGGTTGTGGGGCTATCATAAGAGATTCTTGTCATAGGCCAATAGTTGCAAGGTCTAAGGCTATTTCGAAAGGGAAGTGTGTCTCACCATTTTATCTAGAGTTGGAAGGGGTTGCTTTAGGGATAAAACTTGCGAAGAAGTACAAGGTTTATCCTTTCTATTTCCGCTGCCCATCTGAAGATGTTTGTCTGTTTGTTTCACAAAATTGGTCTTTCAAAGATAAGTGTATGTGTAGTGGCAAACGACTAACTGTCCAAAGCCAATGCAAATCCTGTTCGACACGGCGGATGTTTTTAGAAAACCGAAAAGACCATGACGAGGCTTTCAAACTCATCCTAGATATTTTCTCGGATGTCTCCGAGCTTGAGAGTTTTGGTCTTCCCTGGTTCAGTTTGGGTTATGGTGGAAGTGAAAGAAATGAAGTTGCTTATCTTCTCGCACAGCTTGGAAAATATAAGGAGTTGAAACTGAAGGAAATCGGTGAGTTGGAGGATTTATGGGATGTAATCTATGAAGAAGTCTTTGGTTAA
- the LOC113318629 gene encoding uncharacterized protein LOC113318629 isoform X2: MKRTMRDMLFRGHLDIIRLTKKKEVDPDSQVLRLLDGQDNSEDSDTDDDEQFAIPTKSHWLVMCLGIWGLENDDALPSKVRDTKNVFEIFTASFCSEDGVSGCGAIIRDSCHRPIVARSKAISKGKCVSPFYLELEGVALGIKLAKKYKVYPFYFRCPSEDVCLFVSQNWSFKDKCMCSGKRLTVQSQCKSCSTRRMFLENRKDHDEAFKLILDIFSDVSELESFGLPWFSLGYGGSERNEVAYLLAQLGKYKELKLKEIGELEDLWDVIYEEVFG, encoded by the exons ATGAAGCGCACAATGAGAGATATGCTGTTCCGCGGACATCTA GATATTATAAGGTTAACTAAGAAGAAAGAGGTAGATCCTGATAGCCAAGTGTTGCGCCTCCTTGATGG TCAAGATAATTCTGAAGATAGTGACACAGATGATGATGAACAATTTGCGATTCCAACAAAATCTCATTGGTTGGTTATGTGTTTGGGTATATGGGGATTGGAAAATGATGATGCTCTTCCATCCAAAGTGAGAGATACAAAGAATGTTTTTGAAATTTTTACTGCCAGTTTTTGTAGCGAGGATGGAGTTTCTGGTTGTGGGGCTATCATAAGAGATTCTTGTCATAGGCCAATAGTTGCAAGGTCTAAGGCTATTTCGAAAGGGAAGTGTGTCTCACCATTTTATCTAGAGTTGGAAGGGGTTGCTTTAGGGATAAAACTTGCGAAGAAGTACAAGGTTTATCCTTTCTATTTCCGCTGCCCATCTGAAGATGTTTGTCTGTTTGTTTCACAAAATTGGTCTTTCAAAGATAAGTGTATGTGTAGTGGCAAACGACTAACTGTCCAAAGCCAATGCAAATCCTGTTCGACACGGCGGATGTTTTTAGAAAACCGAAAAGACCATGACGAGGCTTTCAAACTCATCCTAGATATTTTCTCGGATGTCTCCGAGCTTGAGAGTTTTGGTCTTCCCTGGTTCAGTTTGGGTTATGGTGGAAGTGAAAGAAATGAAGTTGCTTATCTTCTCGCACAGCTTGGAAAATATAAGGAGTTGAAACTGAAGGAAATCGGTGAGTTGGAGGATTTATGGGATGTAATCTATGAAGAAGTCTTTGGTTAA
- the LOC113318629 gene encoding uncharacterized protein LOC113318629 isoform X3 has translation MQDIIRLTKKKEVDPDSQVLRLLDGQDNSEDSDTDDDEQFAIPTKSHWLVMCLGIWGLENDDALPSKVRDTKNVFEIFTASFCSEDGVSGCGAIIRDSCHRPIVARSKAISKGKCVSPFYLELEGVALGIKLAKKYKVYPFYFRCPSEDVCLFVSQNWSFKDKCMCSGKRLTVQSQCKSCSTRRMFLENRKDHDEAFKLILDIFSDVSELESFGLPWFSLGYGGSERNEVAYLLAQLGKYKELKLKEIGELEDLWDVIYEEVFG, from the exons A TGCAGGATATTATAAGGTTAACTAAGAAGAAAGAGGTAGATCCTGATAGCCAAGTGTTGCGCCTCCTTGATGG TCAAGATAATTCTGAAGATAGTGACACAGATGATGATGAACAATTTGCGATTCCAACAAAATCTCATTGGTTGGTTATGTGTTTGGGTATATGGGGATTGGAAAATGATGATGCTCTTCCATCCAAAGTGAGAGATACAAAGAATGTTTTTGAAATTTTTACTGCCAGTTTTTGTAGCGAGGATGGAGTTTCTGGTTGTGGGGCTATCATAAGAGATTCTTGTCATAGGCCAATAGTTGCAAGGTCTAAGGCTATTTCGAAAGGGAAGTGTGTCTCACCATTTTATCTAGAGTTGGAAGGGGTTGCTTTAGGGATAAAACTTGCGAAGAAGTACAAGGTTTATCCTTTCTATTTCCGCTGCCCATCTGAAGATGTTTGTCTGTTTGTTTCACAAAATTGGTCTTTCAAAGATAAGTGTATGTGTAGTGGCAAACGACTAACTGTCCAAAGCCAATGCAAATCCTGTTCGACACGGCGGATGTTTTTAGAAAACCGAAAAGACCATGACGAGGCTTTCAAACTCATCCTAGATATTTTCTCGGATGTCTCCGAGCTTGAGAGTTTTGGTCTTCCCTGGTTCAGTTTGGGTTATGGTGGAAGTGAAAGAAATGAAGTTGCTTATCTTCTCGCACAGCTTGGAAAATATAAGGAGTTGAAACTGAAGGAAATCGGTGAGTTGGAGGATTTATGGGATGTAATCTATGAAGAAGTCTTTGGTTAA